From the Leptospira sp. WS60.C2 genome, one window contains:
- a CDS encoding TolC family protein: protein MNVYYKIGIYLSLLFVTSILSEEMKVAQASEALRRQLTDENPRTSLGSSLYPDDQKYSKELNLETAETLLWKNNLLLIASRFQIDVKKAGILQAGLYANPNIAIDQSIYAEPTQRYFDTTRSGQSVVQVQQVFLLGGKIDKRVKVAELNAKISEQEFYDLARALITKLRRTFYTIYFYKKAVVFYDQSIASIEKTVESSELAYKRRALLQAEHLRLKALLFFLKKEREDLAIKVYEREAELKILLNDDLYRDARVEFLPKVDERQLDLIVPNQVKLQDLVEIARENRPDLKKALQTLRYEEANLDLQYANAIPDLSIGPMYNRGGTAFQNYWGVTAQLTVPLFDRNQGNIQAAEKAILVRKQELKNNILEVENEVAVAYQSARIKDALYKRFIDAYIKDYGSLSLDMIMSYEKKYITILEFADFFETYRSSVVEMLKLQTDRMEAIENVNYAVGKGIFLPKSENQTSPKSEE, encoded by the coding sequence ATGAACGTTTATTATAAAATTGGAATCTATCTCTCACTTCTGTTTGTCACATCCATTCTTTCAGAAGAAATGAAAGTGGCACAAGCAAGTGAAGCTCTCAGGAGACAATTAACGGATGAAAACCCGAGAACATCACTTGGATCCAGTTTGTATCCCGATGACCAGAAATATTCCAAGGAACTCAATTTAGAAACAGCTGAAACCTTGTTATGGAAAAACAATCTTCTTTTGATTGCCTCTAGGTTTCAAATTGATGTGAAAAAAGCGGGAATCTTACAGGCAGGGTTATATGCAAACCCAAACATCGCCATTGACCAAAGTATTTATGCTGAACCAACACAGAGATACTTTGATACTACTAGGTCTGGTCAATCCGTAGTACAAGTTCAACAAGTCTTTTTGTTAGGTGGTAAGATCGACAAGCGAGTCAAAGTAGCAGAACTCAATGCAAAAATCTCGGAACAAGAATTTTATGATTTAGCAAGAGCACTCATCACTAAACTTAGGCGAACCTTTTATACCATTTATTTCTATAAAAAAGCTGTGGTTTTTTATGACCAAAGTATTGCATCAATTGAAAAAACAGTCGAATCATCAGAGCTTGCTTACAAAAGAAGGGCACTTCTCCAAGCGGAACACTTAAGGCTAAAAGCCCTACTTTTCTTTTTGAAAAAGGAAAGAGAAGACTTAGCCATCAAAGTATATGAAAGGGAAGCAGAGCTCAAAATTCTTTTAAACGATGATTTGTATCGAGATGCACGTGTTGAGTTTTTACCAAAAGTTGATGAAAGACAATTGGATTTGATTGTTCCCAATCAAGTTAAATTACAAGATCTTGTTGAGATTGCACGAGAAAACAGACCTGACTTAAAAAAAGCACTTCAAACCTTACGTTACGAAGAAGCAAATTTAGACCTACAATATGCCAATGCAATTCCCGACTTATCAATCGGTCCTATGTATAACAGAGGTGGTACTGCTTTCCAAAATTATTGGGGTGTAACGGCACAATTAACAGTACCTCTCTTTGATCGTAACCAAGGTAATATCCAAGCGGCGGAAAAAGCAATTTTAGTCCGCAAACAAGAGTTAAAGAACAATATCTTGGAAGTGGAAAATGAAGTTGCGGTTGCTTATCAATCAGCACGAATCAAAGACGCTCTTTACAAACGATTCATTGATGCATACATCAAAGACTATGGAAGTTTATCTTTGGATATGATCATGAGTTATGAAAAGAAATACATTACAATCTTAGAATTTGCTGACTTCTTTGAAACCTATCGATCTAGCGTCGTTGAAATGTTAAAACTCCAAACAGATCGAATGGAAGCGATCGAAAATGTAAATTATGCTGTGGGAAAAGGTATCTTCCTCCCCAAATCTGAAAACCAAACTTCTCCAAAATCCGAGGAATAA
- a CDS encoding FAD-binding oxidoreductase, with product MDFTKTKTELGKLIGEKKVIQKNDGTMDDALFDSYGTDRTKVYPPNYQVLVFPETTEDVASIVSYAYQNGISIVPSGGRTGYAGGAVAKDGEIVISLAKMNQVLDFDPFLGTLHIQAGMITKNLHKEAEERGFYFPVDFAATGSSHIGGNIATNAGGVRVVRYGLIRDWVLGLTVVTGKGEVFRFNGEILKNNTGYDLKHLFIGSEGTLGIITEAVVKLTKPPKDIRVIFLAVPEYKNILDIFKETHNFDLPLLAFEFLTDYCLEKVKEHLGVPDPFQSPSKYYVLMEFEVSGETDEEKLYSILEAITEKEFITDGSIAQNSRQNETFWKYREGISESLSLAYTVHKNDISLPLRNMEAFLDEMSALLTQKYQGFSIALFGHIGDGNLHLNIVKPKDLSDADFFKQCKQVDPEMFQLIQKYKGSISAEHGIGLLKKEYLGFSRSPGELETMRAIKLAFDPKGILNPGKVL from the coding sequence ATGGATTTTACAAAAACAAAAACAGAATTAGGAAAACTCATTGGAGAAAAAAAAGTCATTCAGAAGAATGATGGTACTATGGATGATGCATTGTTTGATTCCTATGGTACAGATCGTACAAAAGTTTACCCACCGAATTACCAAGTATTAGTATTCCCAGAAACCACTGAAGATGTAGCATCGATTGTCTCTTATGCGTATCAAAATGGAATTTCAATTGTTCCATCTGGAGGAAGGACTGGATATGCAGGTGGGGCTGTTGCAAAAGATGGGGAAATTGTCATCTCACTTGCAAAGATGAATCAAGTATTAGACTTCGATCCCTTTCTTGGCACCTTACACATCCAAGCTGGGATGATCACAAAAAACCTACACAAAGAAGCTGAGGAAAGAGGATTTTATTTTCCTGTTGATTTTGCGGCAACTGGTTCCAGTCATATTGGAGGAAACATCGCAACCAATGCAGGTGGCGTTCGTGTCGTACGTTACGGCTTAATCCGTGATTGGGTATTAGGTCTTACAGTTGTCACAGGAAAAGGTGAGGTTTTTCGTTTTAATGGAGAAATTCTCAAGAATAACACAGGTTATGATCTAAAACATTTGTTTATCGGATCGGAAGGAACTCTTGGGATCATAACAGAAGCGGTTGTGAAACTCACAAAACCACCCAAAGACATCCGTGTGATCTTTTTAGCAGTGCCAGAATACAAGAATATCTTAGATATCTTCAAAGAAACACACAACTTTGATTTACCTCTTCTAGCGTTTGAATTTTTAACAGACTATTGTTTAGAGAAGGTAAAAGAACACCTTGGTGTTCCTGATCCTTTCCAATCACCTAGCAAATACTATGTGCTAATGGAATTTGAAGTGAGTGGAGAAACGGATGAGGAAAAACTCTACTCCATTTTAGAAGCCATCACAGAAAAAGAATTCATTACGGACGGATCCATTGCACAAAATTCCAGACAAAATGAAACCTTTTGGAAATACCGAGAAGGAATTTCGGAATCTTTATCTCTTGCCTATACAGTGCATAAAAATGATATTTCCCTTCCTCTACGCAACATGGAGGCATTTTTAGATGAGATGTCTGCCCTTCTCACTCAAAAATACCAAGGATTTTCCATTGCCTTATTTGGTCACATTGGAGATGGAAATCTACATCTCAATATCGTAAAGCCGAAGGATCTTTCCGATGCGGATTTCTTTAAGCAGTGCAAACAGGTGGATCCCGAAATGTTCCAACTCATTCAAAAATACAAAGGTTCCATCTCGGCAGAACATGGGATCGGACTTCTGAAAAAGGAATATTTGGGATTTTCTCGTTCCCCAGGGGAATTGGAGACGATGCGCGCCATCAAATTGGCATTTGACCCAAAAGGGATTTTGAATCCAGGGAAAGTGCTCTAA
- the ppk1 gene encoding polyphosphate kinase 1 → MSSNSTKGLGIYRIFSFPNPRIMTASPTEKIELGNQNIFFDRELSWVDFNYRVLEESFDKENPLLERLKFLCITESNLDEFFMVRVAGLLNLKNAGIEERSLNGKRTSETIAELYSKVSQFVKKQYESLDEILVELKENKIVVVQDPSELAGDDIQFVKNYYKREVSSILTPLAIDPSHPFPHILNRTLNLGITLYSDDDKNKMKELFAIVQVPSVLPRFLQLPHNQDSDTRRYFPLEEIIKLHLGDLFYGMNVKQIHTFKIVRDADISINEEQNIGDLLTTMKNELKNRMWGDAVRLDVHSGAGHIKELLRGLLELEEYQVMEIPTLLSLNDMMFFQGLEKTSHLKYSYPVPKSGFAAKKSESIFSEIRKNDHLLHHPYESFKSIEDMLKIASQDPKVLAIKMTLYRTSGDSPIIQYLGEAAENGKQVTVLVELKARFDEERNIRWAKKLEDSGVHVVYGVVGLKIHCKMLLIVRREDDKLNRYVHLGTGNYNSTTARFYTDISLFTANPEITEDVAILFNTITSSGKMPRLSKIYAAPTFLKEEFLRLIQRETDNAKSGKQARVIFKMNSLVDPDVILKLYEASQAGVKIDLIIRGICCLRPGIPGVSDRINVRSIVGRYLEHSRIYSFENGGKPEVYLASADCMPRNFLRRIEVMFPILQDKHKKRIAKILELLLRDNTQARVLESDGTYTRLTPGDDDPAVNSQIDMVDI, encoded by the coding sequence ATGTCGTCGAATTCTACAAAAGGATTAGGAATTTACAGAATTTTTTCCTTCCCAAATCCTAGAATTATGACTGCTAGCCCTACAGAAAAAATAGAACTGGGGAACCAAAATATCTTCTTTGACCGCGAACTTTCGTGGGTCGACTTCAATTACCGTGTACTCGAAGAATCCTTTGATAAAGAAAATCCTCTCCTAGAACGCCTCAAATTTTTATGCATCACGGAATCCAATTTGGATGAGTTTTTTATGGTGCGTGTGGCGGGACTTCTCAATCTGAAAAATGCTGGAATCGAAGAACGAAGCCTCAACGGAAAACGAACTTCTGAAACGATTGCCGAACTCTACTCCAAAGTCAGTCAATTTGTCAAAAAACAATATGAATCCTTAGATGAGATCTTAGTAGAACTCAAAGAAAACAAAATTGTGGTGGTGCAAGATCCAAGTGAGCTTGCTGGTGATGACATACAGTTTGTCAAAAATTATTACAAACGAGAAGTCTCTTCTATTCTAACTCCACTTGCGATCGATCCGTCTCACCCCTTTCCCCATATCCTCAACCGAACGTTGAACCTCGGGATCACCTTGTATTCGGATGATGACAAAAACAAAATGAAGGAACTCTTTGCCATCGTGCAGGTTCCAAGTGTATTACCGAGATTTCTACAATTACCTCACAACCAAGACTCTGATACAAGACGGTATTTCCCTCTTGAAGAAATCATCAAACTTCACTTAGGTGATTTATTTTACGGAATGAATGTGAAACAAATTCACACATTCAAAATTGTGAGAGATGCTGATATTTCCATCAATGAAGAACAAAACATTGGTGATCTTCTCACTACCATGAAAAACGAATTAAAAAACAGAATGTGGGGTGATGCCGTAAGACTTGATGTGCATTCTGGTGCAGGCCATATCAAAGAACTTCTCCGAGGACTTTTAGAACTCGAAGAATACCAAGTCATGGAAATTCCCACCTTGCTAAGTTTAAACGATATGATGTTTTTTCAAGGACTTGAAAAAACAAGCCACCTCAAGTATTCCTATCCAGTTCCCAAATCGGGGTTCGCTGCAAAAAAAAGTGAATCGATCTTTTCCGAGATTCGTAAAAACGATCACTTACTCCACCACCCTTACGAAAGTTTTAAATCCATCGAAGATATGTTAAAGATTGCAAGCCAAGACCCAAAAGTCCTTGCAATCAAGATGACACTTTACCGAACATCTGGAGATTCTCCCATCATACAATATTTAGGCGAAGCAGCAGAGAACGGAAAACAAGTAACTGTACTTGTGGAACTAAAAGCAAGGTTTGATGAGGAAAGAAACATCCGCTGGGCAAAAAAACTAGAAGATAGTGGTGTTCACGTTGTTTATGGAGTGGTGGGACTCAAAATCCACTGCAAAATGTTACTCATTGTTAGACGAGAAGATGACAAACTGAATCGGTATGTGCACTTGGGAACAGGAAACTACAATTCAACGACTGCCAGGTTTTACACAGACATCAGCCTTTTCACTGCCAATCCAGAAATCACGGAAGATGTGGCAATTCTGTTTAACACAATCACAAGTTCTGGGAAAATGCCAAGATTATCCAAGATTTATGCGGCCCCAACATTCCTAAAAGAAGAGTTTTTACGACTCATCCAAAGAGAAACAGACAACGCAAAATCAGGCAAACAAGCACGAGTCATCTTTAAGATGAACTCTCTTGTGGATCCAGATGTGATCCTAAAACTCTATGAAGCTTCCCAAGCAGGAGTCAAAATCGATTTGATTATCAGAGGAATCTGCTGTTTACGACCCGGAATTCCTGGAGTTTCTGATCGCATTAACGTTCGTTCGATTGTAGGAAGATACCTGGAACATTCCAGGATTTATAGTTTTGAGAACGGTGGGAAACCGGAAGTATACTTAGCGTCTGCAGATTGTATGCCAAGAAACTTTCTTCGCCGAATTGAAGTGATGTTTCCGATCCTACAAGACAAACACAAAAAACGAATCGCAAAAATACTAGAATTACTTCTCAGGGACAATACACAAGCTCGCGTATTGGAATCGGATGGAACGTATACGAGACTTACACCAGGAGATGATGACCCTGCTGTAAACTCACAAATTGATATGGTAGATATCTAA
- the fliD gene encoding flagellar filament capping protein FliD: MPAYTMPGLMTGQNTNDIVKKLVELERRPIKRWETENEYAKMQIQIWGEVKNLTTNLQTKTRALVSFTAPFATKSVSSSVEGVITGEASRAAKSGNRALEIIEMASKHQLSGVEIDTDIRLPEGSFTVYSGKSKETVTFPGGGLSELSNSIKNMAGSLVEASIIKIDKDSSIITLTSVKTGKKNQLQFSDPNGILKLAGLVGENKAQEEDTKQLLSLDGTKAKVWDTAKFKKSELETDKLSQTEEGIFLKPDTAYSIPIAVTEIKERAFLEVEVLGEAPAVMEMGMSFEKEGSVRNKFLPITKTETKYIFQAGDFASDKNLTAIILSNAATTPIQIKSVTLVTPQAPGTAEPVKVLQEAKDLKIKIDGVEITRETNEGIADVLEGISFNVHKVTEEPVTLKIHVDHAKGSALIKEWVDAYNDLMKFSKEITSVEKNGKISDKKESDDSKAADISRDFWDNKSKSGLLAGENSILRLIASLKTTANSYYPATKENGFRVLTDIGISTGAVGSNWEKIQDGLLQIDQEKLIAVLSENPDGVRDLFASDPNNDAKMEEGVGIKLLEILKPYNQYASGIVTSKVKLLEESVAGNNKKIKEHESHLISFEAKLKQRFLYMEQGVGKNKSVGNYLQNNMFRGNGGE; encoded by the coding sequence ATGCCAGCATACACCATGCCGGGTCTGATGACCGGGCAAAACACAAACGATATCGTTAAAAAACTGGTCGAATTAGAACGCCGGCCCATCAAACGTTGGGAAACCGAAAATGAATATGCCAAAATGCAAATTCAGATTTGGGGAGAAGTCAAAAATCTCACAACCAACCTCCAAACGAAAACCCGTGCCCTTGTTTCGTTTACGGCTCCTTTTGCCACAAAATCCGTTTCTTCCTCCGTGGAAGGTGTGATCACAGGAGAAGCTTCCCGTGCTGCTAAGTCTGGAAATCGTGCTCTTGAAATCATCGAAATGGCAAGTAAACACCAGTTATCTGGTGTCGAGATCGATACAGACATTCGTTTACCCGAAGGAAGTTTTACGGTATATTCTGGCAAATCAAAAGAAACGGTGACGTTTCCAGGTGGAGGGCTATCTGAGCTTTCCAATTCCATTAAAAATATGGCTGGAAGTCTTGTCGAAGCGTCCATCATCAAAATTGACAAAGATTCTTCTATCATAACGCTAACATCTGTTAAGACTGGCAAAAAAAACCAACTCCAGTTTTCGGATCCAAATGGAATTTTGAAATTGGCTGGTCTTGTTGGAGAAAATAAAGCCCAAGAAGAAGATACCAAACAGTTATTATCACTTGATGGAACCAAAGCAAAAGTTTGGGATACCGCCAAATTTAAAAAATCAGAACTCGAGACAGATAAACTTTCGCAAACGGAAGAAGGAATCTTTTTAAAACCAGATACCGCATATTCCATTCCCATCGCTGTGACCGAAATCAAAGAACGAGCTTTCCTTGAAGTGGAAGTTCTCGGAGAGGCACCTGCTGTCATGGAAATGGGGATGTCATTTGAAAAAGAAGGAAGTGTTCGAAACAAATTCCTTCCTATCACTAAAACTGAAACCAAGTATATTTTCCAAGCGGGTGATTTTGCCAGTGATAAAAATCTCACTGCAATCATTCTTTCGAATGCAGCTACGACTCCGATTCAGATCAAATCAGTTACCTTGGTCACACCACAAGCTCCTGGTACTGCTGAGCCTGTGAAGGTCTTACAAGAAGCAAAAGACTTAAAGATTAAAATTGATGGTGTTGAAATCACTCGCGAAACTAATGAAGGCATTGCCGATGTATTGGAAGGTATTTCATTTAATGTCCATAAAGTGACAGAAGAACCAGTGACTCTCAAAATCCATGTAGATCATGCGAAGGGTTCTGCTCTGATCAAAGAGTGGGTTGATGCTTATAATGATTTGATGAAGTTTTCTAAAGAAATCACTTCTGTTGAAAAAAATGGAAAAATTTCTGACAAAAAAGAAAGTGATGATTCCAAAGCAGCAGACATCTCTCGTGATTTTTGGGATAATAAATCCAAATCTGGCCTTCTTGCTGGTGAAAACTCAATTTTACGACTCATCGCCTCCTTAAAAACAACAGCAAATTCCTATTATCCTGCCACAAAGGAAAATGGATTTCGAGTGTTAACGGATATTGGAATTTCAACAGGTGCTGTTGGTTCCAATTGGGAAAAAATCCAAGATGGTCTTTTGCAGATTGATCAGGAAAAACTGATTGCTGTATTGTCTGAAAATCCAGATGGAGTTAGGGATTTGTTTGCATCCGATCCAAATAACGATGCGAAGATGGAAGAAGGAGTTGGGATCAAACTTCTTGAAATCTTAAAACCATACAACCAATATGCATCAGGGATTGTCACAAGTAAGGTAAAACTCTTAGAAGAAAGTGTTGCTGGGAATAATAAAAAAATCAAAGAACATGAGTCACATCTCATCAGCTTTGAAGCCAAATTGAAACAAAGATTTCTCTACATGGAACAAGGTGTGGGAAAAAACAAATCAGTTGGAAACTACTTACAGAATAATATGTTTAGAGGAAACGGTGGGGAATGA
- a CDS encoding HAD family hydrolase — translation MALFLDLDNTILPSQKAYLYAIENCARDWEKRGLGDNFLELYEVARNQVKAQLKHHSSNRLRLLCFKLLWEIHSSTHKNGFQTQDIQDVLWMEDRYYSHFLSYYAEEKKKENYQKSLFPLLVSLSKEFPVFLTTNETLRTQLLKIQGFLPDEFRFTLITSEEVGFEKPSNEFFQYVLRKTGEDPEDCIILGDSWEDDILGANSHGISGIHIPEMWGEGDEMNVLSVDEISAVQKDRNAKPKANHADLDMNAHPISIWRASNIISGLTFARSWFLQRQK, via the coding sequence ATGGCCTTATTTTTAGATTTAGACAATACCATCCTTCCCTCCCAAAAAGCTTATCTTTATGCCATTGAAAATTGCGCAAGAGACTGGGAAAAACGAGGATTAGGTGACAATTTCTTGGAGTTGTATGAAGTAGCGAGGAATCAGGTAAAGGCTCAACTCAAACATCATAGCTCCAATCGTTTGCGATTGTTATGTTTCAAGTTGCTATGGGAGATACATAGTTCTACTCATAAGAATGGATTTCAAACCCAAGATATCCAAGATGTGTTATGGATGGAAGATCGGTATTATTCGCATTTTCTCTCGTATTATGCAGAAGAAAAAAAGAAAGAGAACTATCAAAAATCTTTATTTCCTTTGCTTGTGTCTCTCTCGAAAGAGTTTCCCGTTTTTCTTACAACGAATGAAACTCTTCGTACGCAGTTACTAAAGATCCAAGGGTTTTTGCCAGATGAATTTCGGTTCACACTCATCACATCCGAAGAAGTAGGTTTTGAAAAACCCTCGAACGAATTTTTTCAGTATGTGCTAAGGAAAACTGGAGAAGATCCAGAGGACTGTATCATTTTAGGAGATAGTTGGGAAGATGATATCTTGGGGGCAAACTCTCACGGAATTTCAGGCATTCATATTCCAGAGATGTGGGGAGAGGGAGATGAGATGAATGTTTTGAGTGTAGACGAAATCTCTGCCGTTCAGAAAGATCGAAATGCCAAGCCCAAAGCAAATCACGCAGATCTAGATATGAATGCCCATCCTATTTCAATTTGGCGGGCATCCAATATCATTTCCGGCCTAACGTTTGCTAGGTCATGGTTTCTTCAGCGTCAAAAATAA